The Diaminobutyricimonas aerilata nucleotide sequence ACGCCGCACGCCACCGTCTGGACGTGGGAGATCGACCCGCGGTGGGCGGCCGTGCTCCGCGACCGCACCGATGCGCGCGTCATGCTCGGCGACTTCGCCCGCTCCCGCCCACCGGACCGCGACTTCCAGGTGGTCGGCAACATCCCCTACTCCGCGACGGCGCGCATCATCGACTGGTGCTTGCAGGCGAGGGGATGCCGCAGCGCCACCGTGCTCGTGCAGCTCGAGGTCGCCCTCAAGCGGTCGGGCGGCTACGGGCGGTGGTCGAGACTCACCGCCGCGACGTGGCCGACCCATCGGTGGAGCTACCACGGCAGGGTCGACGCCACGGCGTTCCGTCCCGTCCCTCGCGTGCACTCCGGCATCCTGCGCATCGAGCGCCGGGACCGTCCGGTGCTCGATGCGACCGGATCCCGCGTGCACGCGCGCGTCGTCGAGGCCGCATTCGGCGGCGCAGGGGGCAGCGTCGCGGCGTCTCTCGCGCGCACGTTCGGGGCGCGGAACGCTTTCGCCTGGTCGCACCTCGCCCGGGGGCGGGTCGCGTCGGGCGTGCACCCCGACGAATGGATCACCGTGGCCCGGCGGCTGGTCGCGCGCGGCGGACGTGACCGGTGAGCCGCCTCCCAGGCGTGCTGCCTAGCGTCGAGGCATCCGCCCGCTCGGAAGGAGCCCGCCGTGACCGCGACCGCGCTCGAGCACCGACCCACCTCGCCGGGCCGCTCCGCGCTCGCCCTCGTGCTGTTCCTCCTGATCGCCTATGCCGTCGCGGCGTTCGGATCGCTCTCGACGATCGCGAACGTCGACGGCTGGTACGCCGAGGCCGAGAAGGCCTCCTGGAGTCCGCCGAACCAGCTGTTCGGGCCGGTGTGGACCGTGCTCTACGCGCTCATGTCGATCGCGGCGTGGCTCGTCTGGCGTCGTCGCGACCGGCCCGGTGCGCGTGCGGCGCTCGCGCTGTACGTCGCGCAGCTCGTGCTCAACGCCGTGTGGACGCCCGTGTTCTTCGGCGCCTACCCGGCCCTCGGGCCCGCAGCGCTGTGGATCGCGGCCGCGATCATCGTCGCGCTCGACGTCGCGGTGCTGCTCACTATGCTGCGGTTCCGGCCGATCGACCGCCGGGCGGCCTGGCTACTGGTGCCCTACTGGGCGTGGGTGCTGTTCGCCACGACGCTCAACGTCGCCGCCGCCGTGCTCAACAGCTGAGCGCGGTCTCGCTCCAACGCACGCTCCCGGTCGCTCAGTCGAGCGGGAAGAGCTCGGTGATCCGGTCGAGCTGCTCGCCGTCCGGATGCCAGGCGTCCGCCGCGACGGCGTTGCGGGCGATCTGCTCCGGCGTCGTCGCCCCGGCGATCACGCTCGCCAGCTGCGGGCGCGACAGGAGCCAGACGAACGTCGCCTCGAGCATCCCGACGCCCCACTCCTCGCACAGGGACCGGAACCGCTCCACCGCATCCCACGGCACCTCGTCGAGCACGTGCGGGCGCTGCCTCATGATGCGACTGTCGGCCGGGCCGCCGTCGCGGGTGAACTTGCCGGTGAACACGCCGTTGAACAGCGGGAAGTAGGGCAGGAAGCCCATGCCGGTCTTCTCGAGCGCCGGCAGGAGCTCCCGCTCCACTCCGCGGCGGAGCAGGCTGTACTCGTTCTGCGCCGAGACGAATCGGGTGAGGCCGGCGGTGCGCGCGGTCCAGTCGGCGTCGACGGCCTGCCAGGCGTCGAGGTTGGAGTGACCGATGTAGCGCACCTTGCCTTCGCGCACGAGGTCGTCGAGCACCGAGAGCGTCTCCTCGATCGGCGTCGCCGGGTCGGGCGTGTGCAATTGGTAGAGGTCGATCCAGTCTGTCTGCAATCGTCGGAGCGAATCCTCGACGGCGAGGCGCACGTACCGACGTGACCCCTTCGCACCCCAGGCCTCGCGGGGACCGTGCCGGTCGCTGTGACCGAA carries:
- a CDS encoding TspO/MBR family protein; the protein is MTATALEHRPTSPGRSALALVLFLLIAYAVAAFGSLSTIANVDGWYAEAEKASWSPPNQLFGPVWTVLYALMSIAAWLVWRRRDRPGARAALALYVAQLVLNAVWTPVFFGAYPALGPAALWIAAAIIVALDVAVLLTMLRFRPIDRRAAWLLVPYWAWVLFATTLNVAAAVLNS
- a CDS encoding ribosomal RNA small subunit methyltransferase A, whose protein sequence is MSRTPSNRARFSQNFLHSPEAIERIVSVARPRGLVLEPGGGGGALTRALTPHATVWTWEIDPRWAAVLRDRTDARVMLGDFARSRPPDRDFQVVGNIPYSATARIIDWCLQARGCRSATVLVQLEVALKRSGGYGRWSRLTAATWPTHRWSYHGRVDATAFRPVPRVHSGILRIERRDRPVLDATGSRVHARVVEAAFGGAGGSVAASLARTFGARNAFAWSHLARGRVASGVHPDEWITVARRLVARGGRDR
- a CDS encoding aldo/keto reductase; amino-acid sequence: MSAMEYRNLGTSGLRVSVIGLGCNNLGRPGTASYSQEGTTALIDSAIDAGVTLFDTADIYGEEFGLSETLLGEALRGRRERVVLATKFGHSDRHGPREAWGAKGSRRYVRLAVEDSLRRLQTDWIDLYQLHTPDPATPIEETLSVLDDLVREGKVRYIGHSNLDAWQAVDADWTARTAGLTRFVSAQNEYSLLRRGVERELLPALEKTGMGFLPYFPLFNGVFTGKFTRDGGPADSRIMRQRPHVLDEVPWDAVERFRSLCEEWGVGMLEATFVWLLSRPQLASVIAGATTPEQIARNAVAADAWHPDGEQLDRITELFPLD